Within the Oceanimonas doudoroffii genome, the region CTGGGGTTGGGTTGCTTCTGGGTAATGATTTCAACCTGATCGCCGGTCTGCAGCTGATAGGTAAAAGGCACGATGCGGCCGTCGACCTTGGCACCGATGCAACGATGCCCGACCTGGCTGTGCACATAGTAGGCAAAGTCGAGGGGGGTGGCGCCGGCGGGCATGTCGACCACGTCCCCCCTGGGAGTGAACACATAGACCCTGTCTTCAAACACCTGGCTGCGCAGTTCGTCCACCAGGGAGCCGCTTTCGGCCATGTCTTCCTGCCAGGCCAGCAGTTTTCTGAGCCAGGCGATCTTTTCCTCGTAGCCGCCCTGCTTGCCGCCGGCGGCGCCTTCCTTGTATTTCCAGTGGGCCGCCACGCCCAGCTCGGCATCCTGGTGCATCTGCTCGGTGCGGATCTGAATTTCCACGGTTTTGCCTTCCGGCCCCAGCACCACGGTATGAATGGACTGATAGCCGTTGGGTTTGGGATTGGCGACATAGTCGTCGAATTCCCGCGGAATGTGGCGCCACTGGGTGTGCACTATGCCCAAGGCCGCATAGCAGTCCTGCAGCCGGTGGGTCACCACCCGCACCGCGCGCACGTCGAACAGCTCGTCGAAGTCGAGGTTCTTCTTCTGCATTTTGCGCCAGATGCTGTAGATGTGCTTGGGCCGGCCATAGACCTCGGCCTCGACCCCGGCCTCATGCAGGGCATGGCGCAGGCTGGCAACAAAGTCGCTGATATAGGCTTCCCGCGCCAGCCGTTTTTCGTCCAGCAGCCGGGCAATGCGCTTATAGGTGTCCGGGTGCAGATAACGGAACGACAGGTCTTCCAGCTCCCATTTGAGCTGGCCGATGCCCAGCCGGTTGGCCAGGGGCGCGTAGATGTTGGCGATTTCCTTGGCTACCAGCACGCGGGTTTCTTCGTCGGCGCCCTTGACCTCACGCAGGCAGGTGATGCGCTCGGCCAGCTTGATCACCACGGCACGCACGTCTTCCACCATGGCCAGCAGCATGCGCCGTACCTTGTCGACCTGGGCTTCGTTGTCCTTGTCGCCGTGCAGGTGCTGCAGGGAGCGAATGGCTTCCATGTCGGCCACCCCCTGCAGCAGCCGCGCAATGTCATCGCCAAAGTCTTCCCGCACCCGTTCGCCGCCGAGCGCGCCGTATTCATGAAAGGGATAGAGCAGTGCGGATTTTAGGGTGTCGGTGTCCATGCTCAGGGTCAGCAGAATGCCGACCATTTCTACTCCCTGGGCCTGCAACCGGGTACAGGCCTGCTCACACAGCTCCAGTCGCTGGCAGTATTCATAAACCGCTTTCAGCCGCGTCCGCTCATTGGCGTCCAGCGGCAGCCCCTCGGCCCACTCCTGCAGGCAAAAGGTCGACTTGAGATGGGTATCGCGCACGGCAACCATAAATGTCCCTTAACTGAGTTCAAACAAGGCCATCGCCTCACAGTGTGCGGTGTGGGGGAACATGTCGATCAACCCCAGCCGCGTGATGCGATAGCCGGCGGCCAGCAGCACTTCACTGTCCCGGGCCAGGGTGGCCGGATTGCACGAGACATACAACAGCCGCTGTGGTGCGAGTTTTGCCAGGTAGGGCATGACCCGTTCGGCACCAGCCCGGCCCGGATCGATCAACACGCGGTCAAAGCCTTCCGCCGCCCAGGGCTCGCCGGTAAAGTCGGCGGCCAGATCGGCCCGGTAGAAGCGGGCCGCTGTCAGCCGGTTGTCTTCGGCATTACCCCTGGCCTGCTCCACCATTTCCATGACCCCTTCCACGCCCACCACAGGATGGCCGGCGGCGGCCAGGGGCAGGCTGAAATTGCCCACGCCACAGAACAGATCCAGCACCGGCTGGCCAGGATTCGGGGCCAGCCAGTCAATGGCCTGGTGCACCATGCCCTCATTAAGGGCACCGTTGACCTGAATAAAGTCCCCAGGCGTAAACGACACCCTTACATTATCTACCTGATAATAAAGCGAAAATGGAACATGTAAAGGGCGTCGCTTGGTATCATCTTGCAAAAACAGCGCCAGGTTTTGCTGCTGGGCAAAGGCCAGCAGCGCATCCAGATCCGTTGCCGACAGGCTGTCCTTGTGGCGCAGCAGCAGGGCCACTCCTTCTTCGGCATCGTACAGCTCCAGGTGCCCGAGCAGACGCTGGCCCTGCAGCCGGTTCAGCAGCTGCCGCAGCGGCTCCACCAGGGCCGACAGCGCCGGTCTGAGCACGCCGCAGCGGGACACCTCTACCAACTCGTGAGACTGGGAGCGACGAAAGCCCAGGGCCACGCCCTTGCCGTCGCGGCGAATGGCCAGCCGCGCCACCCGGCGGTAGCCTTCACCGGCGCCCTGCAGCCACTCCGGCTCGGGCAGATCGGCCATACCGTGGCGGCCAAACAGCTGCTGCACCGCCCGTTGTTTCAGTTCCCGCTGCAGGGCAAGGGGCGCATGCTGCAGGTTGCAGCCGCCGCAGTCGAAAACATGGGAGCAAAAGGGCTTGACCCGATCGGGTGAGGCCTTGAGGACCTTGAGCAGGGTGGCGGTGGCGTAGCGGCTGTTCTGGGCGGTGAGCCTGACCCGCACCTGCTCGCCGGCCAGGACACCGGCCACAAACAATGGCTTGCCGCCGTGGCGGGCCACGCCCATGCCGTGACCATTGAGTTCCAGAATCTGCACATCCAGCGGCACTTTCGCCGGCGTCGCGGGCTTTTTAACCTTGAAGAACTGAACCATAAAACGTGGAGCCCTCGAACCGGCTATGTCATCATAAGTCTACTGTTTACCGAATGCGCATTGTCCCACATAAGCCTACTATGACCAAATACGGCCTGCGAGCCCGGGTACTGGCCTTTACCATCATTCCGACCCTGGTTATCGGCATTCTGCTGGCGAGCTATTTTTCCGTAAATCGCTACCAGCAGCTGGAAGACGCCCTGATTCAGGAAGGGGTCAACGTCATCGAACCCCTGGCCCTGGCCAGCGAGCTGGCCCTTTCCAGCCGCAACCGGGAAGCCCTTAACCGCCTGCTCAGCAGCATTCACCGTAACAACAGCCCCCTGGTCAGCGCCATCGCCCTGTTTGACGACGAAGGCCGGCTGCTGGTGACCTCCAACTATCACCGCAACCTCGACCGGCTGCGGCTGGCCAAGGACAGCCCCATTCCCCTGCTCACTCGGGTCGAGACCGGGGACGACGGCATCGTGCTACGCACCCCGGTGATCACCGATGCGCCCCAGGCCGATGCCCCGTGGGAAGAATCCTCGGCCCGCCCCATCGGCTATGTCGCCATGCAGCTTACCGACGACTCGGCCATGCTGCTGCACTATCGCGATACCTTCTTTGCCGGCCTTATCGTGTTGCTCGGCGTCTGCCTCAGCGCCCTGTTCGGGGTACGCCTGATCAAGGGGGTGTCCCAGCCCATCACCGACATGGTGAGCGCCGTCTACAAGATTCGGGAAGGCCGGCTCGATACTCGCGTCAGCGGCGAGTTCAC harbors:
- the rlmD gene encoding 23S rRNA (uracil(1939)-C(5))-methyltransferase RlmD — translated: MVQFFKVKKPATPAKVPLDVQILELNGHGMGVARHGGKPLFVAGVLAGEQVRVRLTAQNSRYATATLLKVLKASPDRVKPFCSHVFDCGGCNLQHAPLALQRELKQRAVQQLFGRHGMADLPEPEWLQGAGEGYRRVARLAIRRDGKGVALGFRRSQSHELVEVSRCGVLRPALSALVEPLRQLLNRLQGQRLLGHLELYDAEEGVALLLRHKDSLSATDLDALLAFAQQQNLALFLQDDTKRRPLHVPFSLYYQVDNVRVSFTPGDFIQVNGALNEGMVHQAIDWLAPNPGQPVLDLFCGVGNFSLPLAAAGHPVVGVEGVMEMVEQARGNAEDNRLTAARFYRADLAADFTGEPWAAEGFDRVLIDPGRAGAERVMPYLAKLAPQRLLYVSCNPATLARDSEVLLAAGYRITRLGLIDMFPHTAHCEAMALFELS
- the relA gene encoding GTP diphosphokinase — its product is MVAVRDTHLKSTFCLQEWAEGLPLDANERTRLKAVYEYCQRLELCEQACTRLQAQGVEMVGILLTLSMDTDTLKSALLYPFHEYGALGGERVREDFGDDIARLLQGVADMEAIRSLQHLHGDKDNEAQVDKVRRMLLAMVEDVRAVVIKLAERITCLREVKGADEETRVLVAKEIANIYAPLANRLGIGQLKWELEDLSFRYLHPDTYKRIARLLDEKRLAREAYISDFVASLRHALHEAGVEAEVYGRPKHIYSIWRKMQKKNLDFDELFDVRAVRVVTHRLQDCYAALGIVHTQWRHIPREFDDYVANPKPNGYQSIHTVVLGPEGKTVEIQIRTEQMHQDAELGVAAHWKYKEGAAGGKQGGYEEKIAWLRKLLAWQEDMAESGSLVDELRSQVFEDRVYVFTPRGDVVDMPAGATPLDFAYYVHSQVGHRCIGAKVDGRIVPFTYQLQTGDQVEIITQKQPNPSRDWMNPSQGFLRTSRARSKVATWFKKQDRDKNIHAGRELLDKELERLGLTFSQVDKKALERFNVTSLDDLLAGLGGGDLRINQLLNHLQSQHNKPTSAEQDEQVLRELEQKAAKKPQDNKPRGHIVVQGVGNLLTNTARCCQPIPGDEIIGFITQGRGISIHRADCDQLKELAAQHPERMVEAVWGEDNGGGYQLTMRVVANDRSGLLRDITTILANEKINVMGVNSRSNRRQQTATIDMELEVYNIDTLSRTLARISQLPDILEARRL